The DNA region CAAGACCCTCGCCTCCTTTACCCAAAGCGCTGTGCTCAATCTCAACTCCGAACGGGTCGATCATTACGTCCTTGAAGACAAACTCCAGATGATGGAATCCACCAGCCCCTCGTATCTTCTCATGGGCTCGCTCGACATAAACGCCGCGATCCTGAAAGAACACCAGACGACCCTCATGGCCGAGTGGCATGAGAGCCTCATGCATTTCTATTTGGAAGCACCGAAAATCAAAGGCCTTCGCGTTATCGGCAGCCCTCTGGATACCGAAGCCGGCATCAGGATGGATATAACAAAAATCAATCTCGACATGAGTGCCGTCGGCATCGACGGGGCCTGGCTCGAAGAACTCTTAATGGAAAGGGGGATTTTCGCAGAACTTACCACCGGTCCGATCCTCATGTGTATGACGGGGATCGGGAATTCCCTCGACGACAGTAAACGGCTTCTCGAAGCCTTGAAAGAGATCAGCGAATGCTGCGGTGCTGCAGCCCCCTCGCCTGCAAAATCCTCCGTCACTGCCGTTCTCAAAGAAAAACTCCGGCTATTCCCCGTCCCGCAGGACAAAGAACGCATCCCGCTGCTTGAAGGTGCCGGCAGGATCTGTGCTTCATCGATCATTCCCTACCCGCCGGGAATCCCCTTCATCTGCCCGGGCGAAGAACTCACCGAGGAAGTGATTCAGTACATTAAACGGCTGAGAGACGCCGGTGAAAAGGTCATCGGCATCAACGATCAGGGTGAAATCATCGTCGGCCGCAAAACTTCGTGAGCGGCCGTTGGCCCTGCACTTTTTTCTCTTGGCGTGCGCGTGAATGCGCCCCTGAATTTTTACAAAACCCCCCTCCCCCAGGTTACCGAAAACTATTCAACCCCCCCCGTGTCATGAATGGAAAATCCGGGCATGCAGGGGGTTTTTTGAACTCTGTGTATATCGTCCCAAAGTCCATAAATCAGGCCCTAAGCCATTCTTTTCCGAGGGACACCTTTAAGCCTAGGGGGGGGCAACTAAGTTTAGTAATCTCAGAGCCGCCCGGTGTGCGGGGCTAGATTTCCTGTACATTCATACTATCTAAAAAAAGGAGTGTGGTCTATGGGTCTTGAAAACACAAATGACGTCTTGATGGAAACAGCCGTATTCGAAGAATTCGAAAGTAACGTGCGGTCGTATTGTCGGAAGTATCCGGTAATTTTCTCAAAAGCTAAAGGCTCTTTACTGATTGATCAGAATGGAATCGAGTATATCGATTTCCTTTGCGGGGCGGGCAGCTGTAATTACGGTCATAATAATGACTATATCAAGGGGAAAGTAATCGAGTATCTGCAGAATGACGGATTAGTCCATGGGCTGGATATGTATTCCATTGCCAAGGGCGAGTTCATTCAGTTCATGCAGAAATATGTTCTGGCCCCCCGTGGTCTCAATTATAAGATCCTGTTTCCTGGACCGACCGGAACCAACGCTGTTGAAGCTGCGCTGAAAATCGCCCGCAAGGCGAAAGGCAGATCCAACATATTGGCATTGATGGGCGGGTTCCATGGTATGACTCTTGGAGCCCTTGCCCTGACGACGGAGAGATCTGCACGGGAAGCCTGTGGTGTGACTCTCGGCAATGCAACGCATGTTCCTCATCCGTCGATGATGAAGAATCTGGACACGATCGAGTACATCGATATGATTCTCAGCGATGATCACAGCGGTGTCGACAAACCGGCAGCTATTATTGTCGAATCGGTCCAGGGAGAAGGCGGTATCAATATCGTACCCGATCAGTGGCTCAGAGACATCCGTGCCCTGTGCGATAAACATGATATGCTGCTGATTCTTGACGAGATCCAGACCGGATGCGGCAGAACGGGAACGTTCTTCTCGTTCGAACGCGGCGGCATCTCTCCCGATATCGTCGTCATGGCAAAATCCATCGGCGGTATCGGTATGCCGTGCTCGATCGCTCTCGTGAAGCCGGAATACGATGTTCTTGCACCCGGCGAACACAACGGAACGTTCAGAGGCTTCCAGCTCTCGTTCGTTGCGGGAAAGGCGGCCCTCGAGTTCATGCTTAAGGAGAATGTCCTTGACGAAACCGTACGGAAAGGCAAGATCGTCCAGGACTATCTGGCTGCAAACCTGCCGCTCATCGATCCGGGTCTGACCTTCCGCGGTCTTGGACTGATGTGGGGTATCGACTGCGGGGCATATCCGGCGGGAACTGCCCACCAGATCAGACAGCTGTGCTTTGAGAACCGGCTCATTCTCGAGCTCTCGGGCAGAGAGGACTCGGTTGTAAAGCTGATGCCGGCATTAACGACCGATGATGCTACGCTGATGCAGGGTCTTGAGATCGTTCGCAGCGCAATCACCCAGGTGATTACAGCAACGGTTGCTTCCCAGACAACCGGCGACGAACAGGATAATACCAAATTATTTGCCTGAATATTCAGGCATATTTTTTTTGAAAAATGTTGTGTAATGCGCTGTGATATTTTGAAGATTTATTTTCAGCGCATCACTCGATCTAATATTATCATTCTCTGCTCTACTGTAATGTTACAGGATATTTGCGATTGATTTTTTCATAAAGATATTTTGAAAAATCGTTGCTGAGAAGAGAAACATACGATTGCCAATGTAATTTACTGCTTACTGCCGGATGTGGAAGTGAAACAAAAATCTGTTGCCGGTTCGTAAACCGTTCAAACAGCGGATCACCAACAATGATATCGTAACACCCTTCTTCGATAAGTTTTTGGAGATGTCCTTCATTTGAAAGTTTGATGTCTCCTTCACGTGCGATAGTACGAGAAAATGCAAAGAACGTGGCGACATTCACGTTAGAATAATTCAGGTCTTCAATCAGGAAATCACGTATAGTGTTCGCAGAAATCTGTTCCCCAATTACAAGAGCTTTTCCGGAACAAACGCAAGATGCGGGAAGTTGCGGCGTATAATCCTGTAAAAATGCCTGCATTCTCTCTTTGCCGTTCGTCGTTCCCGGAAGCATTGCGCAGAATGGAATGCCATATTTTTCCCTCATTTTTTCTGCAAGAGGAATTGCTGCCGCGGACACCACAATATTTTTTTCTGCATTGGGTGCTTTGATAATCGTCTCCAGCTCATCTCCGGGGAGAGAACATAAAATCCGAAATCCGCACGACTCTACAAATGATGCTAACCTCCTATCGTCACCTGAAAGGAAAAAATCTATGGGCGTGTATCCAAGGATATTTACTGTTTTTGGCTCTTTTACTTCTGAGTCCTTCATTAACTGCTCTTCGATCATCAGGAGAGCTTTTTTGATACCATCATCATAATACTGAAATCCAGTAGTATTCAGCCCAAATGCGGGGATTTTGGTAGTATCAAAAACCTCAGTTGCA from Methanocorpusculum labreanum Z includes:
- a CDS encoding nitrogenase component 1 — its product is MSNLFVHLPSFATDYSGAASVFYNMGGLVVIHEPSGCMGNFTGFDEPRWYHAPEMVFSSFIREEEATMGDESILLNKILQECASHHPKFVAILGTPVPALIGCDISGIATEVFDTTKIPAFGLNTTGFQYYDDGIKKALLMIEEQLMKDSEVKEPKTVNILGYTPIDFFLSGDDRRLASFVESCGFRILCSLPGDELETIIKAPNAEKNIVVSAAAIPLAEKMREKYGIPFCAMLPGTTNGKERMQAFLQDYTPQLPASCVCSGKALVIGEQISANTIRDFLIEDLNYSNVNVATFFAFSRTIAREGDIKLSNEGHLQKLIEEGCYDIIVGDPLFERFTNRQQIFVSLPHPAVSSKLHWQSYVSLLSNDFSKYLYEKINRKYPVTLQ
- a CDS encoding aspartate aminotransferase family protein; the protein is MGLENTNDVLMETAVFEEFESNVRSYCRKYPVIFSKAKGSLLIDQNGIEYIDFLCGAGSCNYGHNNDYIKGKVIEYLQNDGLVHGLDMYSIAKGEFIQFMQKYVLAPRGLNYKILFPGPTGTNAVEAALKIARKAKGRSNILALMGGFHGMTLGALALTTERSAREACGVTLGNATHVPHPSMMKNLDTIEYIDMILSDDHSGVDKPAAIIVESVQGEGGINIVPDQWLRDIRALCDKHDMLLILDEIQTGCGRTGTFFSFERGGISPDIVVMAKSIGGIGMPCSIALVKPEYDVLAPGEHNGTFRGFQLSFVAGKAALEFMLKENVLDETVRKGKIVQDYLAANLPLIDPGLTFRGLGLMWGIDCGAYPAGTAHQIRQLCFENRLILELSGREDSVVKLMPALTTDDATLMQGLEIVRSAITQVITATVASQTTGDEQDNTKLFA
- a CDS encoding aminotransferase class I/II-fold pyridoxal phosphate-dependent enzyme, with protein sequence MSTPSIITFLTEHAEKKTVSFHMPGHKGSAIYRRFGYDDFLRKMMDCDITEIPGADNLFQTEGILKAAQEEYARLYDVQRSYLLINGTSCGVIAAIMASVPKGKKLVMARNSHKAIFNSLVLADIQPVYAYPEIIDEYGISGGITANEIERCLAENPEAEAVILPSPNYYGICSDIRAISEVVHKRGKILIVDQAHGAHLKFFRNVGFADMPESAEEQGADIVINSIHKTLASFTQSAVLNLNSERVDHYVLEDKLQMMESTSPSYLLMGSLDINAAILKEHQTTLMAEWHESLMHFYLEAPKIKGLRVIGSPLDTEAGIRMDITKINLDMSAVGIDGAWLEELLMERGIFAELTTGPILMCMTGIGNSLDDSKRLLEALKEISECCGAAAPSPAKSSVTAVLKEKLRLFPVPQDKERIPLLEGAGRICASSIIPYPPGIPFICPGEELTEEVIQYIKRLRDAGEKVIGINDQGEIIVGRKTS